A stretch of Saccharothrix texasensis DNA encodes these proteins:
- a CDS encoding tyrosine-type recombinase/integrase, whose amino-acid sequence MPREKKTRNSNGRSSIYYSEKDKCWHGYVTVGLKDNGRPDRRHVRGQSRTEVTDKVRKLEKERDEGRVRKAGQNWTVETWLKHWLENIVAPPVVTENAYSAYDVAVRVHLVPGIGAHRLDKLQPEHLEKLYRKIMKQKTKFGPTTSAATAHQVHRTIRAALNVAVRRKHLIENPALEAKAPKVEEVEVEPYTVEQVKALLEAAQQRRNSARWAIALALGLRQGEALGLRWSDVDLEVGTLTVRRNRLRPKWRHGCAEPCGRKYGGYCPNRVPVRDETAGTKSAAGKRGIGLPDELVELLKLHRGEQDRERDKAADLWTETGYVFTTPIGAPLNPRSDYDEWKRLVEVAKVPDGRLHDARHTAATVLLLLGVAERTVMGIMGWSNTAMAARYQHITAAIRRDVAQRVGGLLWRTAEES is encoded by the coding sequence ATGCCGCGCGAGAAGAAGACCCGCAATTCCAACGGTCGGTCGAGTATCTACTACAGTGAGAAAGATAAGTGCTGGCATGGCTACGTCACCGTAGGACTGAAGGACAACGGCAGGCCTGACCGTAGGCATGTTCGAGGTCAGAGTCGAACCGAAGTCACCGACAAGGTCCGGAAGCTGGAGAAGGAACGCGACGAAGGACGCGTCCGGAAGGCAGGCCAGAACTGGACCGTTGAAACCTGGCTCAAGCACTGGTTGGAGAACATCGTCGCCCCGCCGGTCGTCACCGAAAACGCCTACAGTGCGTACGACGTGGCAGTACGGGTTCATCTGGTTCCTGGCATCGGCGCTCACCGGTTGGACAAGTTGCAACCTGAACACCTCGAAAAACTCTATCGCAAGATCATGAAGCAGAAGACGAAGTTCGGACCCACCACCAGTGCGGCGACCGCGCACCAAGTCCACCGGACCATCCGGGCCGCGTTGAACGTCGCGGTGCGACGGAAGCACCTCATCGAGAACCCAGCGCTGGAGGCCAAGGCACCGAAGGTCGAGGAAGTCGAGGTCGAGCCGTACACGGTCGAGCAGGTCAAGGCGCTGCTGGAGGCAGCGCAGCAACGGCGCAACAGTGCACGGTGGGCTATCGCGTTGGCGCTTGGCCTGCGGCAGGGTGAAGCGCTCGGTCTGCGCTGGTCGGACGTGGATTTGGAGGTCGGGACACTCACGGTTCGCCGAAACAGACTGCGTCCGAAGTGGCGCCACGGGTGTGCCGAGCCGTGCGGCAGGAAGTACGGCGGGTACTGCCCGAACAGGGTGCCCGTGCGCGATGAGACGGCAGGGACGAAGTCGGCTGCGGGTAAGCGCGGGATCGGCTTGCCCGACGAGTTGGTGGAGCTGCTCAAGCTGCACCGAGGAGAGCAGGACCGGGAGCGGGACAAGGCGGCCGACCTGTGGACCGAAACCGGCTACGTGTTCACCACCCCGATCGGTGCGCCGCTCAACCCACGTTCGGACTACGACGAGTGGAAGCGACTGGTCGAGGTCGCGAAGGTGCCGGACGGTCGTCTGCACGACGCACGGCACACCGCGGCGACGGTGCTACTGCTGCTCGGAGTCGCCGAGCGGACCGTGATGGGCATCATGGGCTGGTCGAACACCGCGATGGCGGCCCGCTACCAGCACATCACGGCGGCGATCCGGCGGGACGTGGCTCAGCGGGTCGGAGGACTGCTCTGGAGAACCGCTGAGGAGTCCTGA
- a CDS encoding helix-turn-helix domain-containing protein, whose protein sequence is MSTDRRNAEIAELIARLTVLMTAQPAVEVPAQRPMPTRVLLTVEEAAERLRIGKTKAYSLVKSGDLESVLIGRLRRIHVDAIDHYAARLVAEQNSTHPAA, encoded by the coding sequence ATGAGCACAGATCGCCGCAACGCCGAAATCGCGGAACTGATCGCGCGATTGACGGTCCTCATGACAGCTCAACCGGCGGTTGAGGTGCCTGCACAGCGGCCGATGCCGACACGGGTCCTGCTCACCGTCGAGGAAGCGGCGGAACGACTGAGGATCGGCAAGACGAAGGCGTACTCCTTGGTGAAATCAGGAGACTTGGAATCGGTATTGATCGGGCGTCTGCGCAGGATTCACGTGGACGCGATCGACCACTATGCCGCTCGACTGGTCGCCGAGCAGAACTCCACCCATCCGGCTGCATAG